One Actinosynnema pretiosum DNA segment encodes these proteins:
- a CDS encoding substrate-binding domain-containing protein, whose translation MTTGTNARAMLPAERRARVVELLRRDGVVRVHELAVRLGVSAITVRRDIARLAREGVVRRVHGGATLELPATAPTSGGPGSGAVACAVVGLVVPSLVYYWPDVVRGVREAADELGLRVVLRGAGYAPDDELRQLGALVDSVGVDGLLVAPTTTGSQGAALVRWLRSAEVPVVLLERDCGDPGPGLLESVVSDHRLGTASAVRHLAELGHRRIGLCASAGSPTAPHLRRGWRRACEELGLELDGVPEASTCDHRDPDWSRQLDALLDRCRDSGTTALLVHSDPEALALVQRCQERGIAVPGALSVVTYDDEMAELCDPPLTAVRPPKAAVGRAAVALLAARLRAAGDRPVHRVVVQPELITRGSSAAPGVG comes from the coding sequence ATGACAACGGGTACGAACGCGCGGGCGATGCTGCCCGCCGAGCGGCGCGCCAGGGTGGTCGAGCTGCTGCGGCGCGACGGCGTGGTCCGGGTGCACGAGCTGGCCGTGCGGCTGGGCGTCTCGGCGATCACGGTGCGCCGCGACATCGCCAGGCTCGCGCGGGAGGGCGTGGTGCGGCGGGTGCACGGCGGCGCGACGCTGGAGCTGCCCGCCACCGCCCCCACCAGCGGCGGGCCCGGCTCGGGGGCGGTCGCCTGCGCGGTGGTCGGGCTGGTGGTGCCGTCACTGGTCTACTACTGGCCGGACGTGGTGCGCGGGGTCCGCGAGGCCGCCGACGAGCTGGGGCTGCGGGTGGTGCTGCGCGGCGCCGGGTACGCGCCGGACGACGAGCTGCGCCAGCTCGGCGCGCTGGTCGACTCGGTCGGCGTCGACGGGCTGCTCGTCGCCCCGACCACCACCGGCAGCCAGGGCGCGGCGCTGGTGCGCTGGCTGCGGTCTGCCGAAGTGCCCGTCGTGCTGCTGGAGCGCGACTGCGGCGATCCGGGGCCGGGGCTGCTGGAGTCGGTGGTCAGCGACCACCGGCTCGGGACCGCCTCGGCGGTGCGGCACCTGGCGGAGCTGGGGCACCGGCGGATCGGGCTGTGCGCCTCGGCAGGCAGCCCCACCGCCCCGCACCTGCGGCGGGGGTGGCGGCGGGCGTGCGAGGAGCTGGGGCTGGAGCTGGACGGCGTGCCGGAGGCGAGCACGTGCGACCACCGCGACCCGGACTGGTCGCGGCAGCTCGACGCCCTGCTCGACCGGTGCCGGGACTCGGGGACGACGGCGCTGCTCGTGCACTCGGACCCGGAGGCGCTCGCGCTCGTGCAGCGCTGCCAGGAGCGGGGGATCGCGGTGCCGGGCGCGCTGTCGGTGGTGACCTACGACGACGAGATGGCCGAGCTGTGCGACCCGCCGCTGACCGCCGTGCGCCCGCCGAAGGCGGCGGTGGGACGGGCGGCCGTGGCGCTGCTGGCGGCCAGGCTGCGGGCGGCGGGCGACCGGCCGGTGCACCGGGTCGTGGTGCAGCCGGAGCTGATCACCAGGGGGTCCTCGGCGGCGCCTGGGGTGGGGTAG
- a CDS encoding hydroxyacid dehydrogenase, with protein sequence MTRRRPRALLVMDGPTFRTQFHAPQLRRLGELAQAADPVCVDELDSPDARRALRGAEVLLTSWGCPVLTAGRLAAAPELRAVFHCAGTVRPLVSETLWQRGILVTTAADDNAVPVAEYTLAAIVFAGKKAPFLAQDARRHRADWSYRGARGELSNRGRVIGLVGFSRVGRRVAAMLRALEVRVLVADPHADAAEVRAAGAELVPLPDLLRACDVLSLHLPALPSTGNLIGQRELALLRDGATVINTARGAVLDTAALERECARGRLDAILDVTEPEPLPAASVLYDLPNVMITPHVAGSLGSEARRMSDSALEELARYLDGRPPRSPVTAERLRVSA encoded by the coding sequence GTGACCCGACGACGACCACGTGCCCTGCTGGTGATGGACGGCCCGACCTTCCGGACGCAGTTCCACGCCCCGCAGCTGCGGCGGCTGGGCGAGCTGGCGCAGGCCGCCGACCCGGTGTGCGTGGACGAGCTGGACTCGCCGGACGCGCGGCGGGCGCTGCGCGGCGCCGAGGTGCTGCTGACCTCGTGGGGCTGCCCCGTGCTGACCGCCGGGCGGCTGGCCGCCGCGCCCGAGCTGCGCGCGGTGTTCCACTGCGCGGGCACGGTCCGGCCGCTGGTGAGCGAAACCCTGTGGCAGCGGGGGATCCTGGTCACCACGGCCGCCGACGACAACGCGGTCCCGGTGGCCGAGTACACGCTGGCCGCGATCGTGTTCGCGGGCAAGAAGGCGCCGTTCCTGGCGCAGGACGCCCGGCGGCACCGCGCCGACTGGTCGTACCGGGGTGCGCGCGGCGAGCTGTCCAACCGGGGCCGGGTGATCGGGCTGGTCGGGTTCTCCCGCGTGGGCAGGCGGGTCGCGGCGATGCTGCGGGCGCTGGAGGTCCGGGTGCTGGTGGCCGACCCGCACGCCGACGCGGCCGAGGTGCGCGCGGCGGGCGCGGAGCTGGTGCCGCTGCCGGACCTGCTGCGGGCGTGCGACGTGCTGTCGCTGCACCTGCCCGCGCTGCCGTCGACCGGCAACCTGATCGGGCAGCGGGAGCTGGCGCTGCTTCGCGACGGCGCCACCGTGATCAACACCGCGCGCGGGGCCGTGCTGGACACCGCGGCGCTGGAGCGCGAGTGCGCGCGCGGCAGGCTGGACGCGATCCTGGACGTCACCGAGCCCGAGCCGCTGCCCGCCGCCTCGGTGCTCTACGACCTGCCCAACGTGATGATCACCCCGCACGTGGCCGGGTCGCTGGGCTCGGAGGCGCGGCGGATGAGCGACAGCGCCCTGGAGGAGCTGGCCCGCTACCTGGACGGGCGCCCGCCGAGGTCGCCGGTGACGGCCGAGCGGCTGCGGGTGAGCGCGTGA
- a CDS encoding DUF2264 domain-containing protein, giving the protein MIADARELSPFTGWTRGHWTALADRMLGALRPLTSPGGARIALPGPTGGLGADVDGLEGFARTFLLAGFRLAGERGEDPGDLAERYARGLASGVDPASPERWPRPDEHAQAKVEAASLALVLDLTRPWLWDLLPERVRARVIDYLSPVVGDDTYPRCNWLWFRVVVQTFLRSVGGPWRAEDVESDLALHEEFLRADAWYSDGDERAFDHYNGWAMHLYPVLWSRMRGAREITDRSAVDAERLDRYLRDHVDLIGADGSPLVQGRSLTYRFAAAAPLWVGALAEVPSTPPGLLRRAASGIVRHFADRGAPDERGLLTLGWHHAWPRIAQSYSGPSSPYWAAKGMLGLALPAEHPVWRAVEEPLPVETGDRLWVATAPGWLVSGTRADGVVRVVNHGADHAEEGAHVGDSPLYARFGYSTATAPLLSERAWTTPADQSATLLDASGRTTHRAGMSLLRTGLVDDGHVALGASRARAHWLADAPPARDHGSGRTGAHTDAALITVVSLLRGPWEVRCVRVDPLPDDPGALDAATALRVGGWPLAARTPPRVSPLPHGLVITTGDEVSTLLTAEPGDTVEALSEHDASPLGPHSATPCATGRITRSRWRAYVLGLARTTEPPTAPTTDLAAADLRVTWPDGRTTALDLGEFCP; this is encoded by the coding sequence GTGATCGCGGACGCGCGGGAGCTGTCCCCGTTCACCGGCTGGACGCGCGGGCACTGGACCGCGCTCGCGGACCGGATGCTGGGCGCGCTGCGCCCGCTGACCTCGCCCGGTGGCGCGCGGATCGCGCTGCCCGGCCCGACCGGCGGCCTCGGCGCGGACGTGGACGGCCTGGAGGGGTTCGCCCGCACGTTCCTGCTGGCCGGTTTCCGCCTGGCCGGGGAACGCGGTGAGGACCCCGGCGACCTGGCCGAGCGGTACGCGCGGGGACTGGCGTCCGGCGTCGACCCGGCGTCCCCGGAGCGCTGGCCGCGGCCCGACGAGCACGCCCAGGCCAAGGTGGAGGCCGCCTCGCTGGCGCTGGTGCTGGACCTGACGCGGCCGTGGCTGTGGGACCTGCTGCCCGAGCGCGTGCGGGCCAGGGTGATCGACTACCTGTCCCCCGTGGTCGGCGACGACACCTACCCGCGCTGCAACTGGCTGTGGTTCCGGGTCGTCGTGCAGACCTTCCTGCGCTCGGTCGGCGGGCCGTGGCGGGCCGAGGACGTCGAGTCGGACCTGGCGCTGCACGAGGAGTTCCTGCGCGCGGACGCCTGGTACTCGGACGGCGACGAGCGCGCGTTCGACCACTACAACGGCTGGGCGATGCACCTGTACCCGGTGCTGTGGTCCCGGATGCGCGGCGCCCGCGAGATCACCGACCGGTCCGCTGTGGACGCTGAGCGCCTCGACCGGTACCTGCGCGACCACGTGGACCTGATCGGCGCGGACGGCTCCCCGCTGGTCCAGGGCCGCAGCCTGACCTACCGCTTCGCCGCCGCCGCACCGCTGTGGGTGGGCGCGCTCGCCGAGGTCCCCTCCACCCCGCCGGGGCTGCTGCGCCGCGCCGCGTCCGGGATCGTGCGGCACTTCGCCGACCGGGGCGCGCCGGACGAGCGCGGCCTGCTCACCCTCGGCTGGCACCACGCGTGGCCCCGGATCGCCCAGAGCTACTCCGGCCCGTCCTCGCCCTACTGGGCCGCCAAGGGGATGCTCGGCCTGGCGCTGCCCGCCGAGCACCCGGTGTGGCGGGCGGTGGAGGAGCCGCTGCCGGTGGAGACCGGCGACCGGCTGTGGGTGGCCACCGCGCCGGGTTGGCTGGTCAGCGGCACCCGCGCGGACGGCGTGGTCCGGGTGGTCAACCACGGCGCGGACCACGCCGAGGAGGGCGCGCACGTCGGCGACTCCCCGCTGTACGCCCGCTTCGGCTACTCCACCGCCACCGCGCCCCTGCTGTCCGAGCGGGCCTGGACCACCCCGGCCGACCAGTCCGCGACGCTGCTGGACGCTTCGGGCCGCACCACCCACCGCGCCGGGATGTCGCTGCTGCGCACCGGACTGGTCGACGACGGCCACGTCGCGCTGGGCGCGTCGCGGGCCCGCGCGCACTGGCTCGCCGACGCGCCACCCGCCCGCGACCACGGCTCCGGCCGCACCGGCGCGCACACCGACGCCGCGCTGATCACGGTGGTGTCGCTGCTGCGCGGCCCGTGGGAGGTGCGCTGCGTCCGCGTCGACCCGCTGCCCGACGACCCCGGCGCGCTCGACGCCGCCACCGCGCTGCGCGTCGGCGGCTGGCCGCTGGCCGCGCGCACCCCACCACGGGTGTCCCCGCTCCCCCACGGCCTCGTGATCACCACCGGCGACGAGGTCTCCACCCTGCTGACCGCGGAGCCCGGCGACACCGTGGAAGCGCTTTCCGAGCACGACGCCAGCCCGCTCGGCCCGCACAGCGCCACCCCGTGCGCCACCGGCCGGATCACCCGCAGCCGTTGGCGCGCCTACGTCCTCGGCCTGGCGCGAACCACCGAACCACCCACCGCCCCCACCACCGACCTGGCCGCCGCCGACCTGCGCGTCACCTGGCCGGACGGCCGCACGACCGCGCTCGACCTGGGCGAGTTCTGCCCCTAG
- a CDS encoding BTAD domain-containing putative transcriptional regulator produces MELLGPLRAWTDPGERSEVALGPARRRAVFAVLAARANQEVTRQDLVDAVWGDEPPPTAVGALHTYVSGLRAALGQDRAALASGRASYSLRVPDDGVDAAGFERSRLIGTRLLGAGDWSGARAALTGALALWRGPALSGVPGPFAEVERRRLAELRLGALEAHARAGLELGEHTEVLASLSALVAEHPGHESLRELVMLALLRSGRRAEALESYRDARRALAAQGVEPGPALRALHQRILREDPGAAAVAEVLAAGPVRADRITRVRDLVAGPAGWDRAFSEHPAAVRAPAARRAPDHPDPARSSTPAPPSPAARPQPARPQPARRFLGRTEELALLHELITDVRAGRGGLLWLEGDAGVGKSALLAEALSTATGCRVVPVSGAQGLFGDLAAAPLVATALTGSTTPEPLVLLVDDLHALPEPDLLMWHRLATTALAPRGAPLLLLAASRPLASGRVLPRLRRAVRVRGGHLLALPPLPTACVAALIGHVVGARPGASLLDLARRSGGNPLFAERVAASLARRGAVRVVDGVAEVDEAELERVPTSLLSVAAGVLEPLSAAAQEVLRCAAVLGPRFRVAELGAVTGRTTRELLGALDEAVAASVVVDPGSGEELAFRNACLHRALLDGLPTTALSALRHRAARALRTLGAPPERIAAVGG; encoded by the coding sequence GTGGAGCTGCTGGGACCGCTGCGCGCCTGGACGGACCCCGGCGAGCGGTCCGAGGTCGCGCTGGGTCCGGCCCGCAGGCGCGCGGTGTTCGCGGTGCTGGCTGCCCGCGCGAACCAGGAGGTGACCAGGCAGGACCTGGTGGACGCGGTGTGGGGCGACGAGCCGCCGCCGACAGCGGTGGGCGCGCTGCACACCTACGTCTCCGGCCTGCGCGCGGCGCTGGGGCAGGACCGGGCGGCGCTGGCGTCCGGCCGCGCCTCGTACTCCCTGCGCGTGCCCGACGACGGGGTGGACGCGGCCGGGTTCGAGCGCTCCCGCCTGATCGGGACGCGGCTGCTGGGCGCGGGCGACTGGTCCGGGGCGCGCGCCGCGCTGACCGGGGCGCTCGCGCTGTGGCGGGGCCCGGCGCTCTCCGGCGTCCCCGGCCCGTTCGCCGAGGTGGAGCGCCGCAGGCTGGCCGAGCTGCGCCTGGGCGCGCTGGAGGCGCACGCCCGCGCCGGTCTGGAGCTGGGCGAGCACACCGAGGTCCTGGCGTCCCTGTCCGCGCTGGTCGCCGAGCACCCCGGTCACGAGTCGCTGCGGGAGCTGGTGATGCTGGCCCTGCTGCGCTCGGGCCGCAGGGCCGAGGCGCTGGAGTCCTACCGGGACGCCCGCCGGGCGCTCGCCGCGCAGGGCGTGGAGCCGGGTCCGGCGCTGCGGGCGCTGCACCAGCGCATCCTGCGCGAGGACCCCGGCGCGGCGGCGGTGGCGGAGGTGCTGGCGGCGGGCCCGGTGCGCGCGGACCGGATCACCCGCGTGCGGGACCTGGTCGCGGGCCCCGCGGGCTGGGACCGGGCGTTCTCCGAGCACCCGGCCGCGGTCCGCGCCCCGGCCGCGCGCCGGGCGCCCGATCACCCCGACCCTGCCCGGTCGTCCACCCCCGCGCCGCCCAGCCCGGCCGCACGCCCGCAGCCCGCACGCCCGCAGCCCGCACGCCGCTTCCTGGGCCGTACCGAGGAGCTGGCGCTCCTGCACGAGCTGATCACCGACGTGCGGGCCGGGCGCGGCGGTCTGCTGTGGCTGGAGGGCGACGCGGGCGTCGGCAAGTCCGCCCTGCTCGCCGAGGCGCTGTCGACCGCGACGGGCTGCCGCGTGGTCCCGGTGTCCGGCGCCCAGGGCCTGTTCGGCGACCTGGCCGCGGCCCCGCTGGTCGCGACGGCCCTCACCGGCTCCACCACCCCGGAGCCGCTCGTGCTGCTGGTGGACGACCTGCACGCGCTGCCCGAGCCCGACCTGCTGATGTGGCACCGCCTGGCCACCACCGCCCTCGCGCCCCGAGGCGCCCCGCTGCTGCTGCTCGCCGCGTCCCGCCCGCTCGCCTCCGGCCGCGTCCTGCCCCGGCTGCGCCGGGCGGTGCGGGTCAGGGGCGGCCACCTGCTGGCCCTGCCGCCGCTGCCGACCGCCTGTGTCGCGGCCCTGATCGGCCACGTCGTGGGCGCCCGCCCCGGCGCGTCCCTGCTCGACCTGGCCAGGCGGTCGGGCGGGAACCCCCTGTTCGCCGAGCGGGTGGCGGCCTCGCTGGCGCGGCGCGGCGCCGTGCGCGTGGTGGACGGCGTCGCCGAGGTGGACGAGGCGGAGCTGGAGCGGGTGCCCACCTCGCTGCTGTCGGTGGCCGCGGGCGTCCTGGAGCCGCTGTCGGCGGCGGCGCAGGAGGTGCTGCGCTGCGCGGCCGTGCTCGGCCCGCGCTTCCGGGTGGCCGAGCTGGGCGCGGTGACCGGCCGGACCACGCGCGAGCTGCTGGGCGCGCTGGACGAGGCGGTGGCCGCGTCGGTCGTCGTGGACCCCGGTTCCGGCGAGGAGCTGGCGTTCCGCAACGCCTGCCTGCACCGCGCCCTGCTCGACGGCCTGCCCACGACCGCGCTCAGCGCGCTGCGCCACCGCGCCGCGCGGGCGCTGCGCACCCTGGGCGCGCCGCCCGAGCGGATCGCGGCGGTCGGCGGCTGA
- a CDS encoding lysylphosphatidylglycerol synthase transmembrane domain-containing protein, protein MIITRGAEHRTTLLKFAAVAVVVVALAVFAHQVDSGILRKVFVKSDPAWVLAAIAASTLPVLGNVLSLRAASPVRLPWGLTTVAQLATSFGNLVTPANLGGMATNVRFLGRNGVPTPGAVGAVGAVQGTSVLITVLIVLPFVATSGRVSELLSPGIGWLVAVAVVVVLAAALLVRRSRVMILDALAGMGQGLGTPGRCAVVLAGHVVALLGSTAALAAAVAAFGGDVPLGDLLLVAAAGTAIAGAVPVPGGAGAAELVLAAQLAAVGLDPSTALVVALLHRLISFWARVPIGWVAFSWLRREGHL, encoded by the coding sequence GTGATCATCACTCGCGGTGCGGAGCACCGGACGACCTTGCTCAAGTTCGCCGCGGTGGCGGTCGTCGTGGTGGCTCTCGCCGTCTTCGCCCACCAAGTGGACAGCGGCATCCTGCGCAAGGTGTTCGTGAAGTCCGACCCCGCCTGGGTGCTGGCCGCGATCGCCGCGTCCACCCTTCCCGTGCTGGGCAACGTGCTGTCGCTGCGCGCCGCCTCGCCCGTGCGGCTGCCGTGGGGGCTGACCACCGTGGCCCAGCTGGCCACCTCGTTCGGGAACCTGGTGACGCCGGCGAACCTCGGCGGCATGGCGACCAACGTCCGCTTCCTCGGGCGCAACGGGGTGCCCACGCCCGGCGCGGTCGGGGCGGTCGGCGCGGTGCAGGGGACCTCGGTGCTGATCACGGTGCTGATCGTGCTGCCGTTCGTGGCGACCTCCGGGCGGGTCAGCGAGCTGCTCAGCCCCGGCATCGGGTGGCTGGTCGCGGTGGCGGTCGTGGTGGTGCTGGCGGCGGCGCTGCTGGTGCGCCGCAGCCGGGTGATGATCCTGGACGCGCTCGCGGGCATGGGGCAGGGGCTCGGCACGCCGGGGCGGTGCGCCGTGGTGCTCGCCGGGCACGTGGTCGCGCTGCTCGGGTCCACGGCGGCGCTGGCGGCGGCGGTGGCCGCGTTCGGCGGGGACGTGCCCCTGGGCGACCTGCTGCTGGTGGCGGCGGCGGGCACGGCGATCGCGGGTGCGGTGCCGGTGCCCGGTGGGGCCGGGGCCGCCGAGCTGGTGCTGGCCGCGCAGCTGGCGGCGGTGGGCCTCGACCCGTCCACGGCGCTGGTGGTGGCGCTGCTGCACCGGTTGATCTCGTTCTGGGCGCGCGTGCCGATCGGCTGGGTGGCCTTCTCCTGGCTGCGGCGCGAGGGGCACCTGTGA
- a CDS encoding Long-chain-fatty-acid--CoA ligase yields MGVRAVDLAGRPDPVEAALALGGVGPGFLGHDLVAALTRALRLAVRWPECFLVLLDDGVAVARAVSVPVVFPGPEREELPEHRWDGAVVWAAEDALDAVAPTCLVALDVQVAEDRRGAGIAARALVALRDLAAARGLARFVVPVRPAGKSAHPRMAMADYVARRREDGLPQDPWLRTHERVGGRVVGIAPFAMTVVGTVARWREWTGRSWWWGRTRSRGRWCRWWSRPSRGSGSTWSPTRGSSTWSRPGLEGVSTCDSALERELAALRSG; encoded by the coding sequence GTGGGTGTTCGCGCGGTGGACCTGGCCGGGCGGCCTGACCCCGTGGAGGCCGCGCTCGCGCTGGGCGGGGTCGGGCCGGGGTTCCTCGGGCACGACCTGGTCGCGGCGCTGACCAGGGCGCTGCGCCTCGCGGTCCGGTGGCCCGAGTGCTTCCTCGTGCTGCTCGACGACGGGGTTGCCGTCGCGCGGGCGGTGAGCGTGCCGGTGGTGTTCCCCGGCCCCGAGCGGGAGGAGCTGCCCGAGCACAGGTGGGACGGGGCGGTCGTGTGGGCGGCCGAGGACGCGCTGGACGCGGTCGCGCCCACGTGCCTGGTGGCGCTGGACGTGCAGGTCGCCGAGGACCGGCGTGGCGCGGGGATCGCCGCGCGGGCGCTGGTGGCGTTGCGGGATCTGGCCGCGGCGCGGGGGTTGGCGCGGTTCGTCGTGCCGGTCCGGCCCGCGGGCAAGAGCGCGCATCCCAGGATGGCGATGGCGGACTACGTCGCGCGGCGGCGGGAGGACGGGTTGCCGCAGGACCCGTGGCTGCGGACCCACGAGCGGGTCGGCGGGCGGGTCGTGGGGATCGCACCGTTCGCGATGACCGTGGTGGGGACGGTGGCGCGGTGGCGGGAGTGGACCGGGCGGAGCTGGTGGTGGGGGAGAACGAGGTCGAGGGGGCGCTGGTGCCGGTGGTGGTCTCGGCCGTCACGGGGATCGGGATCTACGTGGAGCCCAACGCGTGGGTCGAGCACGTGGTCGAGGCCGGGACTTGAGGGTGTGTCCACTTGCGACAGCGCGCTGGAGCGCGAGCTCGCGGCGCTGCGGTCCGGGTAG